One region of Oncorhynchus mykiss isolate Arlee chromosome 8, USDA_OmykA_1.1, whole genome shotgun sequence genomic DNA includes:
- the LOC110530883 gene encoding zinc finger FYVE domain-containing protein 9 isoform X4, which produces MENYFQTEAFNLDKVLDDFEQNQDDETDSPTLSDAKWSQILAPPTHFLSLNPALALTPDPRDGDSPLPFKTLPTLDPSSNDFQGPDSKHHPAAKPPSWGEERPGRTADVHSPPLPQPNIGKLVGGEEGLSPPVPASSSPPPYHHHHHLALENGFTSISSSCPALNGLSEEPCKGNQTRVTPSNHQPPAPSDPRPDVPLEGREGERSGGSSHISHSHFTYEESLGGDRQVADRQVADRQVAVDESNSRLETESTWVASPIQERDREEADMAGGQSQDTGERGQNGGWREGRPGEDSGGNVQNGGVMEELRGGRKVCRKSSQKEKRLNGELDKSGGQNGEVALTNGLATAGEEEERGSLTPPPSKEDSVTEEKEMEESKQEHEGGGERGGSSLPKKLNNSCLQPVSLPFGGARPKQPVSLKLQIPRPLYEQVQNQLAPSANTAGSVTGGGKNKNLENRGGAGIMDTATVLASGDPGGGVKGEVLTGESPSSSSGLVEVSESSPDNDFQAGQHHQGALPRKQLSSLGDVAPVWVPDSQAPVCMKCEVRFTFTKRRHHCRACGKVFCAACCSLRSRLIYMDRKEARVCITCHSALLSAHSREGMCDMSNQSPNPNNPAEYCSTIPPLQQIQSSGAMASLPPTVMVPVGVPKTPGSEGSLAREQRRVCFADGILPNGEAAESPKPPATSPAPSRPLAVSQCANKSSTADSSEALSPAPAAPVGSPVGSSISLIPEDGLPPILISTGVKGGTGGHSTDYAVEERPSEMVLIQQLEEGGPDPLVFVLNANLLAMVKLVNYVNRKCWYVTSKGMHAVGQAEVVVLLQCLPDEKSIPKDLFSHFVQLYQEALTGNVLTHLGHSFFTQSFLGSREHGGFLYVSPSFQSLQDLMLPNPPYLFGVLLQKWETPWAKVFPLRLMFRLGAEYRFYPCPLFSVRFRKPLFGETGHTIMNLLADFRNYQYTLSMVKGLVVDMEVKKTCIKIPSNRYNELMKAMNKSNEHVLAMGACFNERADSHLVCVQNDDGNYQTQAISIHHQPRKVTGACFFVFSGSLKAGQLAKTSIVEDGVMVQITGETMDALRQALRDMKDFSITCGLVDQEDRQEHVHIQWIEDDINFNKGVISPIDGKSMESITSVKIFQGSEFKANGKVIRWTEVFYLQSDDQAQPNGLSDPADHSRLTENVARAFCVALCPHLKLLKEDGMAKLSLRVTLDSDQVGYLAGSNGQPLLPRYLSDLDSTLIPVIHSGACQLSEGPVIMELVFYILEIIS; this is translated from the exons ATGATGAGACAGACAGTCCCACTCTGTCGGATGCTAAGTGGAGTCAGATCCTGGCCCCTCCGACCCACTTCCTGTCTCTGAACCCTGCTCTGGCTTTGACCCCTGACCCCAGGGACGGGGACAGTCCCCTCCCCTTCAAGACCCTCCCAACCCTCGACCCGTCCTCTAACGACTTCCAGGGGCCTGACTCCAAACACCACCCCGCTGCCAAGCCTCCttcctggggagaggagaggccaggCCGCACTGCGGACGTCCACAGCCCTCCGCTCCCCCAACCCAACATCGGCAAGCTGGTGGGGGGTGAGGAGGGCTTGTCTCCCCCTGTGCCGGCTTCCTCTAGCCCCCCTccttaccaccaccaccaccacctggccCTGGAGAACGGCTTCACCTCTATCAGCTCCTCTTGCCCAGCTCTCAACGGGCTCAGTGAGGAACCCTGCAAGGGGAACCAAACAAGGGTGACTCCTTCAAACCACCAGCCGCCTGCCCCCTCTGACCCACgtcctgatgtccctctggagggtagggagggggagaggagtggtggAAGCTCTCACATTAGTCATTCACACTTTACCTATGAGGAGAGCCTGGGAGGGGACAGGCAG gtggcagacagacaggtggcagacagacaggtggcaGTAGATGAGTCTAACTCCCGTCTGGAGACCGAGAGCACTTGGGTTGCGTCACCCAtacaagagagggacagagaggaggctgaCATGGCTGGGGGACAGTCACAGGAcactggggagagaggacagaatggaggatggagagagggaagaccgGGAGAAGACTCTGGGGGGAACGTACAGAATGGAGGGGTGATGGAAGAactgagaggggggagaaaagtgTGTAGGAAGTCTTCTCAGAAGGAGAAGAGGTTGAACGGAGAGCTGGACAAGAGTGGAGGTCAGAATGGAGAGGTGGCTCTCACCAACGGCCTGGCTACTGCaggggaagaagaagagagagggtctctcacccctcccccctccaagGAGGACTCTGTaacagaggagaaggagatggaggagagcaaGCAAGAGCacgaaggaggaggagaaagaggtggTAGCTCTTTACCCAAGAAACTGAACAACAGTTGTTTGCAGCCGGTGAGCTTGCCGTTCGGCGGGGCACGTCCTAAACAGCCGGTCAGTCTCAAACTCCAGATCCCCCGGCCCCTATACGAACAGGTCCAGAACCAGCTGGCGCCTTCTGCTAACACCGCCGGCAGCGTTACTGGTGGCGGAAAGAACAAGAACCTTGAGAACCGTGGCGGTGCCGGAATCATGGATACGGCAACTGTACTTGCCTCGGGCGACCCTGGTGGTGGTGTAAAGGGGGAGGTGCTAACCGGGGAGTCTCCATCATCATCGTCGGGCCTGGTGGAGGTGTCAGAGAGCAGCCCGGATAATGACTTCCAGGCAGGGCAGCATCATCAGGGGGCTCTGCCCAGGAAACAGCTCTCCTCCCTGGGGGATGTAGCCCCCGTGTGGGTCCCTGACTCCCAGGCTCCAGTCTGTATGAAGTGCGAGGTCCGCTTCACCTTCACCAAGAGGAGGCATCACTGCAGGGCCTGTGGAAAG gtgttcTGTGCTGCCTGCTGCAGCCTGAGGAGCAGACTGATTTACATGGACAGGAAGGAGGCCagagtctgtatcacctgtcaCTCTGCCCTACTGAGT GCTCATTCGAGGGAGGGTATGTGTGACATGTCTAACCAGAGTCCTAACCCCAACAACCCAGCAGAGTACTGCAGTACCATCCCACCTCTGCAGCAGATCCAATCCTCAGGGGCGATGGCCTCCCTTCCCCCCACCGTCATGGTCCCTGTGGGAGTTCCTAAAACACCCGGCTCAGAGG GGTCTCTTGCGCGGGAGCAGAGGAGGGTGTGTTTTGCAGACGGGATCCTACCCAATGGGGAAGCAGCGGAATCCCCCAAGCCCCCTGCTACCAGCCCCGCTCCCTCGCGTCCATTGGCCGTCTCGCAGTGTGCCAACAAATCCTCCACTGCTGATTCGTCAGAG GCGTTGTCCCCGGCCCCTGCAGCCCCAGTGGGAAGCCCTGTAGGCAGCTCCATCAGTCTAATTCCGGAGGACGGACTTCCTCCCATCCTCATCTCCACCGGAGTTAAAGGAGGTACGGGAGGCCACAGCACAG ACTATGCTGTGGAGGAGCGCCCCTCTGAGATGGTTCTGATACAGCAGCTGGAGGAGGGAGGTCCTGACCCCTTGGTGTTTGTGCTCAATGCTAACCTGCTGGCCATGGTCAAACTGGTCAACT ACGTAAACAGGAAGTGTTGGTATGTGACCAGTAAGGGGATGCATGCAGTGGGccaggctgaggtggtggtgcTGCTGCAGTGTCTGCCTGACGAGAAGAGCATTCCCAAAGACCTCTTCAGCCACTTCGTACAGCTCTACCAGGAGGCCCTCACAG gtAATGTCCTGACCCACCTGGGCCATTCGTTCTTCACCCAGAGTTTCCTGGGCAGCAGGGAGCATGGAGGGTTCCTCTACGTCTCCCCGTCCTTCCAGTCCCTCCAGGACCTGATGCTCCCCAACCCCCCCTACCTGTTTGGGGTGTTGCTGCAGAAGTGGGAGACCCCCTGGGCCAAGGTGTTCCCCCTCAGACTCATGTTCCGGCTGGGTGCAGAGTACAGAT TCTACCCCTGCCCTCTGTTCAGTGTGCGGTTTAGAAAACCCCTCTTTGGAGAGACCGGCCACACCATCATGAACCTGCTAGCA GACTTCCGTAACTACCAGTACACGTTGTCCATGGTGAAGGGTCTGGTGGTGGACATGGAGGTGAAGAAGACCTGCATCAAGATCCCCAGCAACCGATACAATGAG CTAATGAAGGCTATGAACAAGTCCAATGAGCACGTCTTGGCCATGGGGGCGTGTTTCAACGAGCGGGCCGACTCCCACCTGGTGTGTGTACAGAACGATGACGGAAACTACCAGACACAGGCCATCAGCATTCACCATCAACCACGCAAAG TGACCGGCGCCTGCTTCTTCGTGTTCAGTGGTTCTCTCAAGGCAGGACAACTGGCCAAGACCAGCATTGTTGAAG ACGGTGTGATGGTGCAGATCACAGGAGAGACTATGGACGCTCTACGGCAAGCCCTGAGGGACATGAAGGACTTCAGTATCACCTGTGGCCTGGTCGACCAGGAGGACAGACAGGAACATGTTCACATACAGTGGATAGAAGATGACATCAACTTCAACAAGGG agTGATCAGTCCTATCGATGGGAAGTCTATGGAGTCCATCACTAGTGTGAAGATCTTCCAAGGGTCGGAGTTCAAGGCCAACGGGAAGGTCATCCGCTGGACAGAG gtgttcTACCTCCAGAGTGATGACCAGGCTCAGCCCAACGGTCTGAGTGACCCTGCTGATCACAGCCGTTTGACGGAGAACGTAGCGAGGGCGTTCTGTGTGGCGTTGTGCCCTCACCTGAAACTGTTGAAGGAGGATGGCATGGCCAAGCTGAGCCTACGCGTCACCCTCGACTCAGATCAg GTGGGTTACCTGGCGGGCAGTAACGGCCAGCCTCTCCTCCCCCGTTACCTGAGCGACCTGGACAGTACCCTGATCCCTGTCATCCACAGCGGGGCATGTCAACTCAGTGAGGGCCCTGTCATCATGGAGCTGGTTTTCTACATCCTGGAGATTATCTCCTAG